The sequence tcagcagTGTAGTGGCGCACGTTTGTTACATAACTATTTGCTCAGGACATGAGTTTAATTTGAAAGTTCGCTCGTGCATGACAAACCACGGAGTTATTTTCTTTAAGAAACGCAAAGTCTTATCTAAAACGCTCAACTGTTACGAACAGTAGCTGCGGCAAGGCTGGCACTACCACTACAAACGCTGCCCGCTTGCACACGGGGCTTTTACTGAATCGGGGCACTTGGGCTGCAGAAATGGCATGTGCGGCTTAGCTGAAGAATAAGCAAATGTTGAGCTGCAGATGCCCTCGCCTTGCTTTAGTTCTGAGAGCCTCAAGTTGCCAACAGCCCCGATGCCTTAGAAAAGAAAAGCTAGGCCAGGGGGTGCTCCTGCGTCTTTCTAAAAAGCGCCCCTtttttcggaaatctcgttaCGCGGTCGTGCACGGTGCCCTGCCGGCGGTTTTCTTACATAGTGGCTGCGTGCATTCTGTCGCGCTCAGTGACTCACGCAGTGCGAGTGAGTCGCTCAGTGACTCAGAGCCCTCAATCGAGGGATTTTCTGTCTTtcagggatttggcgtcttttGTCGAATGTAGGTATTTTTGGAAGGCTCTAGAAATGTTGCCTTACACGACCTAATAACAAGCTTTTCTGAGAAATCAGGCTTTTTCCAGCTAGAAAGGATATAAAAACAGTAGCTTCCGcactttgctgttttgcatttaaGAGAGCTTTGGCGTTCTGTGCGGAGTGAGATCGGTAGCAGCTCTATAACATGAGCTTATAACATGCTGAATATTAGGGGGAATGAGACTTTGTTGTAGTAAAGTGCTTATAATGCACTCGCGTATCGTCGTGAGCGCCCTGAATGGTCGCTGCTCTGTGGAATGATgagaaattttgtcttgtagGGCACATTAAAGCCTGCCAAGTTCACGCTCGCCGCGTGCTTTCACCGTGCAATACCTTCATGTCTAATATCTTCTCGACCAGGAGACTTCGATAGAAAGAGATCGAAAGTAGGGCTGAcaatcgggcgagttggtacgaacTCATTATTATGAAATCGGCGTGACGGAAAGAGACGAAAAGACAGTTCGTGTGTTTTCAATCTTTCCGTCTCGCCGTTTTCATTAGAACGAAAATAGTGGCGAAAATTGTTGGCCAGTTGCAAAAGCTGATCAATAGTACACAGGATAGCTATAAGCCAGTAAAAATAAAGGGCCCTGTATATCTACTGCTAATCATGCTATAGTTATGGCAAATGGGGAAAATTGGAAATTGAATGCCGCCTCGCAAGTTGAAAGTTCAAGAAAGTGACTACAGTCTTGCAATTGATCTGAACGATCATATCTATGCCTTCAATGAGTGGCCAAAGTGAACCTGACAAGCTTGTCGGTCTTTGCAGCAACAGGCGTCATCTGCAAGCTCTTTGTGTGCAATTACTCCACAGAAAACGCAGaagaaaatgccaggcctgcgctgaaaccgcagcacagtcaaagcgaaagctggaagagcggcgtttctagagcccgttaagctctcttggggctacaatacaagttagtgtacttgtattgtagccccaaaaaaggtacccactacaccataaatcacaatttttgtgaagttcgcaatcacctactaagccattattcgtcattctgcggagaagcgaggcaccagctacacgtctgtaaggcattagtgcactttgttgacgcgacgactgatgacgatgaagaattatggctcagccctttgtaatgggttggaatctttaaacgacccaccagttatgtaatttgcattgggtgaagcccggtcgctatttccctctcccgtcatgctgtataacatacgttgacttgggagagagacggggggggggcgaagaactttactgagaccccgaggaagtgggtcatgcgcttatgggcttccttggcaaccaatacaagtgcacctgcgaggaacccactacgctataaatcattgtaatttttgagaagtagggcagcaggcactgtgccatttttcgtcattgtactgagagcgttggtacctgctaaacgcatgtaaggcattatgcgcactttgttgatgctgtgcctgatgacgatgaagaattatggcagagccctttgtaatgggttggaagcattcaacaacctcctcgttgcgcaattcgcattgtgtgacgtctggttacagaattcgcgttgtgcgacgcttggtgcttattttactcttctaccacgctatattgcatatgctaacgcggttccttcccgacatgaagcctgctgGGAACAGCGTATCGGCCACAAGCCGAGGATCATCGACCTCGTTTATTGATGAAGATACAAGCTACAAAGTCGTCCTGCCACGTCTACCAACCGGTAACGATGTCTTGAATTCCGTTTTCCTTCATGCAGATTTGGGTGGTAGACTGTACCGAGCTCCAGACTTCCGTGACGCTCTGCTTGAAGTAGTGGCTACTGCGGACGTTATAGGTGTGGGACAGTACCAAATGAGCCATGTGTGGATGGTTACCTGCGCAAGTAGAGTGGCGAAGCAGAAACTTGTCACCCGTGCTGAGCTTCGTGTAAAAGGGCGGAAGTGCATGGTGATAGATCCGGAGACCAAGGATATTAAACTGAAACTCCTTTGGCTACCACCTCACCTTGAACCTCGACGAGTTGAAGAGGCGTTTCAAGCATATGGCGTGGTCAAATCTatagagagagagacgtggagaTGTGGTGGTATGGAGCAATGGATGACAACGAACCGGGATGTTGCCTTAGAGCTCAAGGATGGCATCACTGTAAGCTCAATACCACATTTTATGTCCATCTACGGTCATCAATGCCTAGTGCTTATTCCTGGTAGGCCTCCGCTGTGTCTTCGTTGCAAGCGAGTGGGACACGTTCGTCGACAGTGCAAAACACCGCGGTGCTTGCAGTGCCACCGCTTCGGCCATTTGTCGGATGATTGCGTGTCGACCAACGCAAGCAAGCTTCGTTCTGGTCAATCTAGCACAGAAGAGCCTCATCTGGACCATCTTATGGATGCTACAGAGGTGGTCGACGCATCCGGAGAAGCAGCAGGTGGCATCAAAGAAGATGAACAGTTGACCATAGAGCCCGTGCCCTGCAGTCACAATAGCGCAGCTAAAAGCACAAGTGAAGACACAAGAGATGAGAACGCTGTCAGCCAACATGGCTTGGAAAACCCAAAGGAAAAGCCTCCAGATGACGAAGATGAAGAGGCAATGGATAGCAGCCAGACAAGGAAACGCCCGGCGCCGGAAAGTGATGAAGCAAGAGCGGGTGCGTCAGACGCAGCAGAGCAAGCGCCCTCATGTGGACAACATGTTGTCGCCTTTGGTGGTGGAGGGCCGCGCCGTCTGTGCCAGCGTTCTCAGGAAGGTGCCACAAAGAAGTGCACAGGAGGTAAAGCCACAAGTTCGCCTGTGGCTAAAGGTGATTAACAAAAACTTTAAGTGAGCAAAATGGCTACCGCGCTTACCTTCCCCCTATGTGTAGCGACACTCAACGTGCGTGGCTTGAGAAATGTGAGGCGTCAGCGGCAGTTAAACTACGTGCTTAAGCAGCATGACGTTGACGTtgctgcagtgcaagaaactAGGATTTCATCGGCTCGTGATGCGAACTTTGCTCTGGATACTTTACCAGATTATGTATTGCACATTAGTCAAGCGCGTGGTGTTTCCGCTGGATGCTTTTTATTAGTTAGAAAGCAGTTGAGCCACTCTTTGATGTCGCTGCATGTTGATGGGGAAGGCCGTCTTATTTGCTGCGACATGTCTTTTCATTATCATAATTGGAGGTTTGTTTGCGTCTACGCTCCCTTAAAAGTGAATGAAAGGAAGGCTTTCTTCCTGTCCTTAGCTTCGTTGCTGAACACTGAGAGACATTTAATTGTGTTGGGGGACTTTAATTGTGTTTGTGACTCTAGGGATCACTCATATTTAAGAAATCGTTATGATGCAAGTGCCGCTTTACTGCAGCAGTTAATGAATGACCACAATCTAATAGATGAGGGAGAGCATGCGCCTTCCTCGTTAAGGTTTACGCACTTTCAAGGAGTCTCTCATGCTCGGCTTGAACGTGTGTATGTCTCTATAAGCCTCTGGTCTCACGTTCACAACTATGCTGTAAAGCCTATATTTTTCACAGACCATTGTTTAGTAGCTGTTTCATGGGGTCCTCGAAAATTTCGTAAGGTTCCTCCAAGCTGGGAATTATGTAAGCTAAACGTACAGCTCTTGCATTAAGAATGTTTTGTAAAGAGTCAAACAATTACTCCATGAGGTAACACAATATCGGCAGCTGCCAATTTCTGCTCAATGGGAAATGTTCAAAGAAAAAGTTAAGTACGAAGCGATTGGTATCTCATGCGAGCTAGCCCAAAGAAAAAAGGCTGAAAAACATTATCTTTATGATTTACTTAATAAGCTACATGCTTTTGAAAGCCAGGAGCCGGGATTGTACGGGGATGAAATAAATATATTTCGAGCACAAATACAGAAACATGATACGGAATCGTACAGAGGGGCAATGATTCGTTCACGTGTTATTCGTTTCACTGAAGATGAACCCACCAAAAGAGCTCTTGGGGATGAAAAGCGATACGCGCTTTCCAAACAGATATTGCAAATTGAATCATGCGGTACCATATGCACAGAGACACAACAAATAAGAGCCGCATTTGAAGATCATTACAAGAACCTGTTCACATCGTCTGAGTTTCTGGATGACTACGTAGAAAAAGCTGACCGTTTCATTACTCTAATGCCGCATTTACTGGAGGATGATCGGCTCACCGTTGAGGGGCCTATAACTAAGGAGGAAATTAAGTTTGCAATCTGAACattacagaaaaacaaaactccaTGTCCAGATGGCCTTAGCGCGGAATTTTACCTCAAATTTCAAGAACTTCTCATTCCGTTTCTTGAGCCACTTTTTAAAGAATCCTATGAACGTGGCgaacttcctccttctttctatcaagGACATACAACTTTGATCCCGAAAAGTACAGACAGTGTAGTATTAAAGAGAGTAACTGGATATAGGCCGATATCTTTATGTAACGTTGATTATACGATATTTGCGAAAATACTCACGAACAGGTTGCAAACAGTGATTACTAAATGTGTAGGTGCCCACCAAACATGTGGCATTCGAGGCCGCTCTATACAAACGAATATTCATATAGCACGGTCAGTCCTTGAGTGTATTGATGGTAGCATGAATCAGGTAGCTCTTCTTCAGATTGACCTTGCTAAGGCTTTTGATAAGGTACGGCACGAATTTTTGTTCCGACTGCTAAGAGATCTCCAGTTAGGAGATGTATTGTACAATGGCATATCACTTTGTTATAAAAGGTGCACCACAAGATTAATTGTGAATCGCACGCTTTGAGGTATCGTAGACGTAAATTCGTCAGTACGTCAGGGGTGTCCGCTCTCGCCTTTGCTTTTTGTAATATATTTGGAACCACTTTGTTTAAGTGTCCTGTTTATTTCTGACATTAAAGGATATACATATGAAGCTGAGGAGATTAAAGTTCTAGCttacgcagatgacattgccttcTTTTGCGTGGATAAACCGAGTGTCCaggaagcagtaaacactactatgcatttatgtgaaatttccggagctagtATAAATTTCGATAAAAGCAGAGGATTCTGGCTGGGCATGTGGGCTCTAAAACCCTCGGTATTTGCAAATATTGATTGGGATGACACTTCGATCCGTTATCTAggtgtgcctcttgataactaCCGTAATAGTGGTCCTCATTGGACGTCCGCGTTAACCACTATCCGTCGCAAGGTGTCCACTTGGCAAAGATGCGACCTTTCCGTTTTCGCAAAAGCTGAAGCATGCAACATATTTCTTGCTTCAAAGCTTATCTACATTTTacaggtattgcactgctctcgAGTACATATTCAGGCatttcacagaatatttgccTGCTTTATCTGGAGTTCATCATGGGAAGCCATGAGAAGGGACAACCTTTTTCTTCCGCTTGTGAAGGGTGGGCTTAGTCTTGTGCATTTGTGCGACAACTGGTTCTGCGACTTTTTTTTACCTTAAGGATGTCTGTCACCCGTTTCTTCTGGCTGTTATACGGAACCGTCTTTCTCACCAtctcccttttctttttgtcagaACAAGAGTGGCGGAAGAGTCGCAATTATTGGGTTTCTTGAAAGAGATTGTCGACACTGCCCAGTTTTTGAAAGCCAGATTCACGTTAGAGTACT comes from Rhipicephalus sanguineus isolate Rsan-2018 unplaced genomic scaffold, BIME_Rsan_1.4 Seq436, whole genome shotgun sequence and encodes:
- the LOC119377362 gene encoding uncharacterized protein LOC119377362, which encodes MKPAGNSVSATSRGSSTSFIDEDTSYKVVLPRLPTGNDVLNSVFLHADLGGRLYRAPDFRDALLEVVATADVIGVGQYQMSHVWMVTCASRVAKQKLVTRAELRVKGRKCMVIDPETKDIKLKLLWLPPHLEPRRVEEAFQAYGVVKSIERETWRCGGMEQWMTTNRDVALELKDGITVSSIPHFMSIYGHQCLVLIPGRPPLCLRCKRVGHVRRQCKTPRCLQCHRFGHLSDDCVSTNASKLRSGQSSTEEPHLDHLMDATEVVDASGEAAGGIKEDEQLTIEPVPCSHNSAAKSTSEDTRDENAVSQHGLENPKEKPPDDEDEEAMDSSQTRKRPAPESDEARAGASDAAEQAPSCGQHVVAFGGGGPRRLCQRSQEGATKKCTGGKATSSPVAKGD